A window of the Brassica oleracea var. oleracea cultivar TO1000 chromosome C1, BOL, whole genome shotgun sequence genome harbors these coding sequences:
- the LOC106306558 gene encoding cysteine-rich receptor-like protein kinase 5, which produces MSACASFCSVFLIALLASLRSYAQQPDPTYIYHLCPNTTTYSRNSTYSSNIRTLLSSLSSNSRSSSTGFYSTAAGQSPDLVFGLFLCRGDLPPEVCGNCVVFAASDTLKKCPEEKIGLIWYDECMLRYSDRNIFLESSLQNGTNGILMWNTRDVPRNQSDRFRDVVFSLMNKCANEAVNSSKRFAVSKSNFTSVETLYGLAQCTPDLTSGDCFNCLQRTISSLPTAQIGGRLLMPSCNSRYELYKFFEETATAIPQPPKPQFDSAPPPPSQEAGKGRNSSVIAIAVVVPITVIFVLLVAVFIFWAKKKRRTYETEPLAEDRDDITTAGSLQFDFKAIEAATDKFSETNKLGQGGFGQVYKGTFPSGIQVAVKRLSKTSGQGEREFENEVVVVAKLQHRNLVRLLGFCLEGEEKILIYEFVPNKSLDYFLFDSTMQNQLDWKIRYKIIKGTARGILYLHQDSRLTIIHRDLKAGNILLDADMNPKVADFGMARIFGMDQTEANTKRIVGTYGYMSPEYAMYGQFSMKSDVYSFGVLVLEIISGKKNNSLYQMDGAAGNLVTYTWSLWSNGSPLELMDASFRDNYQTEEVTRCIHIALLCVQGEAEDRPTMPEIVQLLTTSSIALTLPRPPGLFFRSKHEQVRVDPSIDTFAMGSVDGASITQVAPR; this is translated from the exons ATGTCTGCTTGTGCCTCCTTTTGTTCTGTTTTCCTCATTGCCTTACTAGCGAGCTTAAGATCTTATGCACAGCAACCAGACCCTACTTACATATACCATCTTTGTCCAAACACGACAACTTACTCCCGAAACAGCACATACTCTTCCAACATTAGAACTCTTTTGTCCTCTCTTTCTTCCAACAGCCGTTCTTCCTCTACCGGATTTTACAGCACAGCGGCAGGTCAAAGCCCTGATTTGGTGTTCGGCCTTTTCCTTTGCCGGGGGGATCTCCCGCCAGAAGTCTGCGGTAATTGTGTCGTCTTTGCTGCCAGCGACACTCTCAAAAAATGTCCAGAGGAGAAGATTGGGTTGATATGGTACGACGAGTGCATGCTTCGATACTCTGACCGGAATATCTTCTTGGAATCTTCACTCCAAAATGGAACAAACGGAATACTCATGTGGAACACTAGAGATGTTCCAAGAAACCAGTCAGATCGGTTTCGTGATGTAGTGTTCTCTTTGATGAACAAGTGTGCAAACGAGGCTGTTAATAGTTCAAAAAGGTTTGCGGTTAGCAAGTCCAACTTCACATCGGTTGAGACACTTTATGGGCTGGCTCAGTGCACACCCGATTTGACTAGTGGCGATTGTTTTAATTGTCTACAACGGACTATCAGTTCATTACCCACAGCCCAAATTGGGGGAAGACTTCTTATGCCGAGTTGTAACTCAAGGTACGAGCTCTACAAATTCTTCGAAGAAACTGCCACAGCAATACCTCAACCTCCTAAACCTCAGTTCGATTCAGCTCCTCCACCGCCTTCCCAAGAAGCTG GAAAAGGCAGAAACTCATCTGTCATAGCAATCGCTGTTGTTGTTCCAATCACAGTCATTTTTGTTCTTCTCGTAGCTGTTTTCATTTTCTGGGCTAAAAAGAAAAGGAGAACTTATGAGACGGAACCACTTGCTGAAG ATAGGGACGATATTACAACTGCAGGGTCACTTCAGTTTGATTTTAAGGCAATTGAGGCAGCAACTGATAAGTTTTCTGAAACTAACAAACTTGGTCAAGGTGGATTTGGGCAAGTCTACAAG GGTACCTTTCCTAGTGGAATACAAGTTGCGGTGAAGAGGTTATCTAAAACATCAGGACAAGGTGAAAGAGAGTTCGAGAACGAAGTTGTTGTTGTGGCAAAACTTCAGCATAGAAATTTGGTAAGGCTACTTGGTTTTTGTTTGGAAGGGGAAGAAAAGATACTTATCTATGAGTTTGTGCCCAACAAAAGCCTTGATTACTTCCTTTTTG ACTCTACGATGCAGAACCAGCTGGACTGGAAAATACGGTACAAGATCATTAAAGGAACTGCTAGAGGGATTCTATATCTTCATCAAGATTCACGACTCACAATCATTCATCGTGATCTCAAAGCCGGTAACATCTTACTGGACGCTGATATGAACCCGAAAGTTGCAGATTTTGGAATGGCAAGAATATTTGGAATGGACCAAACGGAAGCCAATACGAAAAGAATAGTTGGAACCTA TGGTTATATGTCTCCGGAATATGCAATGTACGGCCAATTCTCCATGAAATCAGATGTGTACAGTTTTGGAGTATTAGTTCTTGAGATTATAAGTGGTAAAAAGAACAACAGTCTCTATCAAATGGATGGTGCCGCTGGCAATTTAGTTACATAT ACATGGAGTCTATGGAGCAATGGATCGCCATTAGAGCTCATGGATGCATCATTTCGAGATAATTATCAAACAGAAGAAGTTACGAGATGCATTCATATCGCTTTACTATGTGTTCAGGGAGAAGCTGAAGATCGTCCAACCATGCCAGAGATCGTCCAGTTGCTCACTACTAGCTCCATCGCTCTCACTTTGCCTCGACCACCTGGATTGTTCTTCCGAAGTAAGCATGAACAAGTAAGAGTGGATCCTAGTATTGACACGTTTGCCATGGGTTCTGTGGACGGGGCTTCCATTACTCAAGTAGCTCCTCGTTGA
- the LOC106331124 gene encoding uncharacterized protein LOC106331124 codes for MSKAYDRVELNFMEALLLKFGFDAQWVQLIMKFVSSVSYQVLINGEAKGHIKPSRDLRQGDPLSPFLFILCTKVLISHIRKAEEMKKITGIKVARESPAISYLLFADDSLFICRAEQSQCEELVRIIDVYGFASGQQLNKEKSSVLFGSKVIASTKSDQKRSLGITKEGGMGMYLGMPEKICGSKKQVFSFVQDRVNGRINSWSGRLLSKGGKEVQIKSVAQAIPTYVMSCYLLPIEICNKLSATVACFWWGTRNNNRGLHWVAWDKICVPLEEGGLGFRNFRDFNLALLAKQVWRLLTRPNSLLARVLKGRYYRHSNPLTTAKANNPSFGWNSLMAAKHVLQDGLRRTIGSGAETRVWDDLWIPDTPARPAIPRSANFDKGLKVHHLIDFERKEWNIQLVNEFIAATDVPKVLSIKVSRTGRRDDYTWSFTSSGKYTVRSGYAISVKQRKKKELKGIMEPSTTALKKAIWKLQCPRKIKHFLWNVVSGYVTSASKLKEIHCGNDAVCQRCGMDQETINHIIFECPPAVQCLALSSIPFSPGVFSCSSVYSNVDTLLGYAANTLIPNGACNEKCFNAKDVSPVDTLHIASREAEAWRIAQIVEEIDAAGPTEEPASQAVELQPPVCKWRCQVDASWKEKEEGAGLGFILLEDNHVKLVGLKKGPLVASPLHAEAESLSWAMRETRKLGICEARFESDCQQLVRHINTPQEWPALGPELDEIDFLCSELSSTSVIFICRSDNGRADCLSRAGRSRASDFCFIGEQAPPWLAH; via the exons ATGAGCAAAGCATACGACCGTGTGGAATTGAACTTTATGGAAGCTTTGCTCTTGAAATTTGGGTTTGATGCGCAGTGGGTACAATTGATTATGAAATTTGTTTCTTCAGTGTCGTACCAGGTCTTGATTAATGGAGAAGCAAAGGGCCATATCAAGCCTTCTCGAGATCTTCGCCAGGGGGACCCCCTTTCACCCTTTCTCTTTATCCTCTGCACCAAAGTCTTGATTTCTCATATTAGGAAGGCTGAAGAGATGAAGAAGATAACTGGGATAAAAGTCGCACGAGAAAGTCCAGCGATATCTTACCTTTTGTTCGCAGATGACAGCCTTTTCATTTGCAGAGCAGAGCAATCCCAATGTGAAGAACTGGTTCGAATCATTGACGTCTATGGGTTCGCCTCAGGACAACAACTGAATAAAGAAAAATCTTCAGTTCTGTTCGGTTCTAAGGTCATAGCGTCCACAAAATCAGATCAGAAAAGATCACTTGGTATTACCAAAGAAGGTGGGATGGGCATGTACTTGGGAATGCCAGAGAAAATCTGTGGTTCGAAGAAACAAGTTTTTTCATTCGTGCAGGATCGTGTGAATGGGAGAATAAACTCATGGTCGGGCAGATTGCTATCTAAAGGAGGCAAGGAAGTTCAAATAAAATCAGTAGCCCAAGCCATACCAACATATGTAATGTCCTGCTATCTTCTTCCCATAGAGATATGTAACAAACTTTCCGCCACTGTGGCGTGTTTCTGGTGGGGTACAAGAAATAATAACCGAGGTCTACACTGGGTAGCTTGGGATAAAATTTGTGTGCCATTGGAAGAAGGCGGGTTGGGTTTCCGGAATTTTCGAGATTTCAACCTAGCATTGCTTGCCAAACAAGTCTGGCGTCTACTCACAAGACCGAACTCACTTCTGGCGAGGGTCTTGAAAGGTAGATACTATAGACACTCGAACCCGCTTACCACGGCAAAGGCTAACAACCCATCCTTCGGCTGGAATAGTCTTATGGCAGCGAAACATGTTCTCCAGGACGGTCTACGGAGAACTATTGGATCGGGGGCAGAGACAAGGGTGTGGGACGATCTATGGATACCAGATACACCTGCTAGGCCTGCCATCCCGCGCTCTGCAAACTTCGATAAGGGTTTAAAGGTGCATCATTTGATCGACTTTGAGAGGAAGGAGTGGAATATACAACTCGTTAATGAGTTTATTGCAGCGACTGATGTTCCTAAAGTTTTGTCCATCAAAGTGAGTAGAACTGGACGACGAGATGATTACACTTGGAGCTTCACAAGCTCTGGAAAATACACCGTCCGGTCGGGTTACGCTATTTCAGTGAAACAGAGGAAGAAAAAAGAACTCAAAGGGATTATGGAACCAAGCACGACAGCTTTAAAAAAGGCGATCTGGAAACTACAATGCCCAAGGAAGATAAAACACTTCCTATGGAACGTGGTATCAGGTTATGTGACCTCGGCGAGCAAACTGAAAGAGATACATTGTGGGAATGATGCAGTGTGCCAGAGATGCGGCATGGACCAGGAGACAATCAACCATATCATTTTTGAATGTCCACCAGCCGTACAATGTTTGGCACTGTCATCGATACCATTTTCTCCGGGTGTCTTCTCGTGCTCTTCTGTTTACTCAAACGTGGATACCCTACTTGGATATGCAGCCAATACGTTGATACCAAACGGA GCTTGTAATGAGAAATGTTTCAACGCTAAAGACGTCTCGCCTGTCGACACGCTCCACATTGCGAGTAGGGAAGCAGAAGCATGGCGTATTGCTCAGATTGTGGAGGAGATCGACGCAGCAGGACCAACGGAAGAACCTGCGAGTCAAGCAGTTGAGTTGCAACCCCCTGTATGTAAATGGAGATGCCAAGTGGATGCATCCTGGAAGGAGAAGGAGGAAGGAGCGGGGCTAGGGTTCATTCTGTTGGAAGATAATCATGTGAAATTAGTTGGACTAAAAAAGGGTCCCCTAGTAGCTTCGCCGTTACATGCTGAGGCCGAAAGCTTGTCTTGGGCAATGAGAGAGACGAGGAAGTTGGGAATCTGCGAAGCTCGCTTTGAATCCGACTGCCAACAGCTAGTTCGTCATATCAATACTCCACAGGAATGGCCGGCTCTTGGGCCTGAACTAGACGAAATTGATTTTCTATGCTCAGAGCTCTCTTCTACCTCTGTTATTTTTATTTGTCGTTCTGACAATGGCCGTGCGGACTGTCTCTCTAGGGCAGGACGATCACGAGCCTCAGACTTCTGTTTCATTGGAGAACAGGCTCCCCCATGGCTAGCCCATTAA